One segment of Erigeron canadensis isolate Cc75 chromosome 2, C_canadensis_v1, whole genome shotgun sequence DNA contains the following:
- the LOC122588660 gene encoding uncharacterized protein LOC122588660 gives MQPPQKHSCVDLGELKNEIIKQIGLEKSQQYFDYLKRFLSLKLSKVEFDKLCLRTVGRDNISLHNQLIRLILKNACTRKVPPTSAENKKVYHENGLVPVVHSKHQTESFGRKSGKEASARSSLHPPLGIPDWPVGGSRKSSSLSSTSKCVTDGLIETVRLKERMDQLAATQGLQGVSAECASMLNNGLDAYLKGLIRSFIELSGARSGVEPMKNGSINHQAHFRPLNGIRSGHHYQIQSRMQEPEPKRPVSLLDLTVAMELNPQQLGEDWPILLEKICTHAFEE, from the coding sequence ATGCAACCGCCGCAGAAGCATTCATGTGTTGATCTCGGTGAACTGAAAAATGAGATAATTAAGCAGATTGGACTAGAGAAATCCCAGCAGTATTTCGATTATTTGAAAAGGTTTTTGAGCTTAAAACTGAGTAAGGTTGAGTTTGATAAGCTTTGTTTAAGAACGGTTGGCAGAGATAATATATCGTTGCATAATCAGTTAATTCGTTTGATCTTAAAGAATGCATGTACTAGAAAAGTCCCACCAACATCAGCTGAAAATAAGAAGGTTTACCATGAAAATGGATTGGTACCAGTTGTACATAGTAAACATCAGACTGAATCTTTTGGTAGAAAAAGTGGGAAGGAAGCATCTGCCAGGAGCTCACTACATCCCCCACTCGGGATTCCAGATTGGCCGGTTGGTGGGTCCCGCAAGTCATCATCTTTATCAAGTACTAGTAAATGTGTAACTGATGGCTTGATAGAGACGGTAAGATTGAAAGAACGTATGGATCAGCTTGCTGCCACACAAGGCCTTCAAGGGGTGTCAGCGGAGTGTGCCAGTATGTTAAATAATGGATTGGATGCGTATTTGAAGGGGTTAATACGGTCTTTTATTGAACTTAGTGGGGCTAGATCAGGGGTTGAGCCAATGAAGAACGGTTCCATTAACCACCAAGCTCATTTCAGGCCTCTAAACGGAATTAGATCTGGTCATCATTATCAAATACAGAGTAGAATGCAAGAACCTGAGCCGAAACGCCCAGTTTCATTGCTAGACTTAACAGTTGCAATGGAACTCAACCCTCAGCAGCTTGGCGAAGATTGGCCGATACTGTTAGAAAAGATTTGTACAC
- the LOC122588328 gene encoding fasciclin-like arabinogalactan protein 14, translating into MDLKVYMLLYTNLFFIHYSNAFNITTILSQFPSFSTFNHYLSETNLASEINSHKPVTVFAIPNDAITCLSGKSHDVLRNLLRVHVALEYYDIDKLRKLPNRTCQMTTLFQATGQAHGLQGFLKATIFKNGSVFIGSATQGSPLGAIVVRSIACETCNLSVVHISTVIVPVRTTVCPVPAPGSDLNPPIEPPARSPNMPLVPLLSPTQDYSPEMSPPSASSPKSVLSPAPEPTTKTPPTRSPIGEPEDSTESPPKLADAPPQSAGKDKSGGTSNFVIGLDFLITIVLSSSIYLSVQT; encoded by the coding sequence ATGGATCTCAAGGTTTATATGCTTCTATACACTAATTTGTTCTTCATTCACTACTCCAATGCGTTTAATATCACAACTATCCTAAGCCAATTCCCGTCCTTCAGCACGTTTAATCACTATCTTTCTGAAACAAATCTTGCCTCAGAAATCAATTCGCATAAACCTGTCACCGTTTTTGCTATTCCTAATGATGCAATAACATGTTTATCTGGAAAATCACATGATGTGCTAAGAAATCTCTTGAGGGTTCATGTAGCTCTTGAATATTATGATATTGATAAGCTTCGAAAATTGCCAAACCGAACTTGCCAAATGACCACATTGTTCCAGGCCACTGGTCAAGCCCATGGGCTTCAAGGGTTCTTAAAAGCTACGATTTTTAAGAATGGAAGTGTGTTTATTGGCTCAGCCACTCAAGGGTCACCTCTAGGGGCTATTGTGGTTAGGTCAATTGCTTGTGAGACATGCAATTTATCAGTGGTACATATTAGCACTGTCATAGTCCCTGTTCGGACGACTGTATGCCCAGTTCCAGCTCCAGGGTCAGATTTAAATCCTCCAATAGAGCCCCCGGCCCGTAGCCCAAATATGCCTCTGGTGCCTTTACTTTCACCTACGCAAGACTATAGCCCAGAAATGTCTCCACCATCTGCATCTAGCCCAAAATCAGTCCTATCACCAGCTCCTGAGCCCACAACAAAGACACCACCTACAAGATCTCCAATAGGTGAACCAGAAGATTCTACAGAATCGCCGCCAAAGCTTGCAGACGCACCACCTCAGTCTGCAGGCAAGGACAAAAGCGGTGGCACTTCCAATTTCGTAATTGGCCTTGATTTTCTTATAACCATAGTACTATCGTCATCTATTTATTTGAGTGTCCAAACATAA
- the LOC122588329 gene encoding mitogen-activated protein kinase kinase kinase 20-like: MKKRSLMDKINEECKRSKQQQQVIQKKMYGDGVAWLRGALIGKGSFGSVFMAKLKNTNANYTYSFYPSIMAVKSAEYSVSGSIQKEKQVLDNIRGCPNVINCFGEEITTSVDGQMVYNLLMEYGSGGTLAGLIKKTNGKGLVEYDVRRYTRSIVRGLSHIHKKGYVHCDLKPDNVLLVQSFGRCGGLIAKIADLGLAKRAKQTVKKISSGPCWRGTPRYLSPEAVIQGVQEQPADIWAVGCIVLEMLTGKPIWCSNQDLGMDDVLSRISDYNGLPYVSSSISKEGRSFLKCCLSKRVMTRLTANMLLKHPFLKGLPDDDVDEFEESQQEVFDINTITSTSSSFDDSDDAYESFPSSWSDGSSYGLSSSRFHEVQEFPVSLAVCKGV, translated from the coding sequence ATGAAGAAACGAAGTTTGATGGATAAAATCAACGAAGAATGTAAAAGaagtaaacaacaacaacaagttATACAGAAGAAGATGTATGGCGACGGGGTTGCTTGGTTGAGAGGCGCATTGATCGGCAAAGGaagttttggttcggtttttatggCAAAGTTGAAGAATACTAATGCTAATTATACATACAGCTTCTATCCATCCATTATGGCTGTTAAATCTGCAGAGTATTCTGTTTCGGGTTCTATCCAGAAGGAGAAACAGGTTCTGGATAATATTCGTGGTTGTCCGAATGTTATCAACTGTTTTGGTGAAGAAATCACTACTAGCGTAGACGGGCAGATGGTTTATAACTTGTTAATGGAGTATGGGTCAGGTGGAACCCTAGCGGGTTTGATTAAGAAAACGAATGGTAAAGGGTTGGTTGAGTATGATGTGAGACGTTACACTAGATCGATTGTGAGAGGGTTGAGTCACATTCATAAGAAAGGGTACGTTCATTGTGATTTGAAGCCGGATAATGTATTGCTCGTGCAAAGTTTTGGAAGGTGCGGTGGGTTGATTGCTAAAATTGCGGATTTGGGGTTGGCGAAAAGGGCAAAGCAGACGGTCAAGAAAATTAGTTCTGGTCCTTGTTGGAGGGGTACACCGAGGTATTTATCACCGGAGGCTGTGATTCAGGGTGTTCAAGAGCAGCCTGCTGATATTTGGGCGGTTGGATGTATTGTCTTAGAGATGTTAACCGGAAAACCCATATGGTGTTCAAACCAAGATTTGGGCATGGATGATGTTTTGAGTCGTATTAGTGATTATAACGGGTTGCCTTATGTTTCTAGCAGTATATCGAAAGAAGGAAGGAGTTTCTTGAAGTGTTGTTTGTCTAAGAGGGTTATGACGAGACTAACTGCTAATATGTTGTTAAAACACCCTTTCTTAAAAGGGTTACCTGATGATGATGTCGACGAGTTTGAAGAATCACAACAGGAGGTTTTCGACATAAATACCATCACCTCAACTTCATCATCTTTTGATGACAGTGATGATGCTTATGAGTCATTCCCGTCCTCGTGGTCAGATGGATCAAGCTATGGTCTATCTTCTTCTAGATTTCATGAAGTACAAGAATTTCCAGTAAGCTTAGCAGTTTGTAAGGGAGTTTAG